In Ostrinia nubilalis chromosome 12, ilOstNubi1.1, whole genome shotgun sequence, one DNA window encodes the following:
- the LOC135076806 gene encoding glutathione S-transferase-like isoform X1 — protein sequence MAKKLHYFHLNGLGEPIRYILHYAGEKFEDIRYEGSEWPIKSVKDSLPYGQLPLYEEGNKSLNQSLAIARYLASKANLLPADAWQQAVLDATVFNIYDFWSNCKKIIFEKDPEKKAAIKKEILTEIVPYYFSRFEKELKAGNGFFGGKLTWADFIFIGIIETANLFIDATIEQDYPTVVALLKKIRSLPGVKEYIATRKPYTV from the exons ATGGCAAAGAAACTGCACTATTTCCACCTCAATGGACTTGGCGAGCCCATCAGGTACATCCTTCACTACGCTGGAGAGAAGTTTGAAGATATCAGATACGAAGGATCTGAGTGGCCGATCAAAAGTGTAAAAGACT CCCTGCCCTACGGCCAGCTCCCTCTCTACGAAGAAGGCAACAAGAGTCTGAACCAGTCTCTGGCCATCGCCCGGTACCTCGCCAGCAAGGCCAATCTCCTGCCCGCAGACGCCTGGCAGCAGGCTGTCTTGGATGCTACAGTTTTCAACATCTACGACTTCTGGAGCAATTGTAAAA aaATCATTTTTGAGAAAGATCCCGAGAAGAAAGCAGCCATCAAAAAGGAAATCCTCACCGAAATAGTTCCGTACTACTTCTCAAGATTCGAGAAAGAGCTGAAGGCAGGCAACGGATTCTTTGGTGGAAAg CTGACTTGGGCTGACTTCATCTTCATCGGCATCATCGAGACCGCCAACCTGTTCATCGACGCAACCATCGAGCAGGACTACCCCACCGTCGTGGCTTTGCTTAAGAAGATCCGCTCCCTGCCAGGAGTTAAGGAATATATCGCGACCAGAAAGCCATACACTGTctga
- the LOC135076806 gene encoding glutathione S-transferase-like isoform X2 — protein sequence MAKKLHYFHLNGLGESIRYILHYAGEKFEDIRYDISEWPIKSVKDSLPYGQLPLYEEGNKSLNQSLAIARYLASKANLLPADAWQQAVLDATVFNIYDFWSNCKKIIFEKDPEKKAAIKKEILTEIVPYYFSRFEKELKAGNGFFGGKLTWADFIFIGIIETANLFIDATIEQDYPTVVALLKKIRSLPGVKEYIATRKPYTV from the exons ATGGCAAAGAAACTGCACTATTTCCACCTCAATGGACTTGGCGAGTCCATCAGGTACATCCTCCACTACGCTGGAGAGAAGTTTGAAGATATCAGATACGACATATCTGAGTGGCCGATTAAAAGTGTAAAAGACT CCCTGCCCTACGGCCAGCTCCCTCTCTACGAAGAAGGCAACAAGAGTCTGAACCAGTCTCTGGCCATCGCCCGGTACCTCGCCAGCAAGGCCAATCTCCTGCCCGCAGACGCCTGGCAGCAGGCTGTCTTGGATGCTACAGTTTTCAACATCTACGACTTCTGGAGCAATTGTAAAA aaATCATTTTTGAGAAAGATCCCGAGAAGAAAGCAGCCATCAAAAAGGAAATCCTCACCGAAATAGTTCCGTACTACTTCTCAAGATTCGAGAAAGAGCTGAAGGCAGGCAACGGATTCTTTGGTGGAAAg CTGACTTGGGCTGACTTCATCTTCATCGGCATCATCGAGACCGCCAACCTGTTCATCGACGCAACCATCGAGCAGGACTACCCCACCGTCGTGGCTTTGCTTAAGAAGATCCGCTCCCTGCCAGGAGTTAAGGAATATATCGCGACCAGAAAGCCATACACTGTctga
- the LOC135076806 gene encoding glutathione S-transferase-like isoform X3 yields the protein MAKKLHYFHLNGLGESIRYILHYAGEKFEDIRYDYSKWPIKEVKDSLPYGQLPLYEEGNKSLNQSLAIARYLASKANLLPADAWQQAVLDATVFNIYDFWSNCKKIIFEKDPEKKAAIKKEILTEIVPYYFSRFEKELKAGNGFFGGKLTWADFIFIGIIETANLFIDATIEQDYPTVVALLKKIRSLPGVKEYIATRKPYTV from the exons ATGGCAAAGAAACTGCACTATTTCCACCTCAATGGACTTGGCGAGTCCATCAGGTACATCCTCCACTACGCTGGAGAGAAGTTTGAAGATATCAGATACGATTATTCTAAATGGCCGATTAAGGAAGTAAAAGACT CCCTGCCCTACGGCCAGCTCCCTCTCTACGAAGAAGGCAACAAGAGTCTGAACCAGTCTCTGGCCATCGCCCGGTACCTCGCCAGCAAGGCCAATCTCCTGCCCGCAGACGCCTGGCAGCAGGCTGTCTTGGATGCTACAGTTTTCAACATCTACGACTTCTGGAGCAATTGTAAAA aaATCATTTTTGAGAAAGATCCCGAGAAGAAAGCAGCCATCAAAAAGGAAATCCTCACCGAAATAGTTCCGTACTACTTCTCAAGATTCGAGAAAGAGCTGAAGGCAGGCAACGGATTCTTTGGTGGAAAg CTGACTTGGGCTGACTTCATCTTCATCGGCATCATCGAGACCGCCAACCTGTTCATCGACGCAACCATCGAGCAGGACTACCCCACCGTCGTGGCTTTGCTTAAGAAGATCCGCTCCCTGCCAGGAGTTAAGGAATATATCGCGACCAGAAAGCCATACACTGTctga